A genomic window from Salvia hispanica cultivar TCC Black 2014 chromosome 5, UniMelb_Shisp_WGS_1.0, whole genome shotgun sequence includes:
- the LOC125189671 gene encoding uncharacterized protein LOC125189671, with protein sequence MSKTESISDYFTRTLVIVNQMKRQGENIEDVRVIEKILRSLTLKFEHVVAAIEESKDLNTMSIDQLQSRLEVHEQRMKKKATTSLDHMLQAKMSIQENKKSESGTSRGGYNQEAVILKPTINKGLIKQMSSVILVTNSGITAMSVQQPEIPGPINKSIMPKVEMMMSSTMYLDTGASNHMCGNKHEDAREIEEPESPESSQGLGGKPRRMRDLSYMYEATEEVDGAGEENVNLICFHMDADLAYANTAQDMKN encoded by the exons ATGTCTAAAACGGAGAGCATTTCAGACTACTTCACAAGAACATTAGTTATTGTGAATCAAATGAAAAGGCAAGGAGAGAACATTGAAGATGTTCGTGTCATTGAGAAAATTCTTCGTTCCTTGACGTTGAAATTTGAGCACGTCGTTGCTGCtattgaagaatcaaaagATCTCAACACCATGTCCATCGACCAATTGCAGAGCAGATTGGAAGTCCACGAGCAACGCATGAAGAAAAAGGCCACTACTTCACTTGATCATATGCTACAAGCGAAGATGTCAATCCAAGAAAATAAGAAGTCTGAGTCTGGGACATCACGTGGTGGATACAACCAAG AGGCGGTTATTCTCAAACCTACAATCAACAAGGGTTTGATAAAGCAAATGTCGAGTGTTATACTTGTCACGAATTCGGGCATTACAGCTATGAGTGTCCAACAGCCGGAAATACCAGGGCCAATCAACAAGTCAATTATGCCGAAGGTGGAGATGATGATGAGCAG CACAATGTACTTGGATACCGGAGCAAGTAATCACATGTGCGGGAATAAACATGAAGATGCACGTGAAATTGAAGAACCAGAATCACCTGAATCATCTCAAGGTCTAGGTGGAAAGCCAAGAAGAATGCGCGACCTGAGTTATATGTATGAAGCTACTGAAGAAGTTGATGGAGCTGGAgaagaaaatgtgaatcttatTTGTTTTCATATGGATGCGGATCTTGCCTATGCAAATACTGCGCAAGACATGAAGAATTGA
- the LOC125186326 gene encoding wall-associated receptor kinase-like 8 isoform X1, protein MSPLQLFISIFLLLPPSLPSAALHAKHGCKDRCGDLVIPYPFGVGPKCSLNPHFDINCDNSKAYLSINKIKKQVIEFNQTYIRLKNPFMISACYDEDLSTHNQHSMTMNLSGTPFVLSDRNVLTAIGCDDMVLRSNRSSVLGGCSTFCADKNDTGFGDCHFNGCCHQNLISGKSFLEAELIDLSGRLQRKKLFPCSYAFIQEYTDTNETVFSYPLYYLDNSTALLNDDWASASRPPVVRLDWIVGAENCSRAKNSNTTYACLDERSVCVDYRYPFESDFTGYTCSCAQGYEGNPYLRGGCQTISSSIAKHGCIDQCGEVSIPFPFGVGPNCYLEPSYEVVCNYSTNPAKPYLRLFNTQIAELNSSKIIVNYRNVSSNCYDRSELDYQVDRSLKIDLLKTPYRLSDDNWITTVGCNVMVVGAIGQEKRSSIRSSCAAICSDRNINYDGSVEGGCSYGTSYAGGGCCRVPISRGTTYLESNLTHLSVPRTIINSSCSFTFIKYTESVEDGSSLDSYTDYLNPVQRDVQPSMALDWRIGAMNCREARHLANFVCRNNSDCVDFNATLGGYLCNCSKGYTGNPYLNPGCLDIDECAVNTTNTCVSNSICENVPGTFHCSCLKGYIGDGKIDGTGCILPPSKTKMIILTGSGLGFLLLVSVFFWFCKFLRKRKEKMVRDKFFKRNGGLLLQQHTSEGALGKTKVFPAKELEVATDNFNESRIIGQGGQGTVYKGMLYDGKIVAIKKSKLVEVNQLEQFINEVVILSQINHRNVVKLLGCCLETEVPLLVYEFMPNETLFDLIHDPNCEFPCTWNMRLKIATDIARALAYLHYASSVPIYHRDIKSSNILLDEKYVVKVSDFGTSKSVAADQTHLTTLVKGTFGYLDPEYFQSSQFTEKSDVYSFGVVLVELLTGQRPISLDKTEEERSLAIRFLVCMEGECMDTILDPQVREQGRKEEVTLVAKLAQRCLNMKGRMRPTMKEVATELESFRMSEISSGVNVESEDVISFEDMPTMISDIEYTWTDSYKIASSSPDTHPLVLFESAS, encoded by the exons atgtCACCTCTACAACTCTTCATCTCTATTTTCCTACTTCTCCCACCATCACTACCCTCCGCGGCTCTACATGCCAAACATGGATGCAAGGACCGGTGCGGGGATTTAGTGATTCCATATCCATTTGGAGTCGGCCCAAAATGCAGCCTCAACCCACATTTTGACATCAACTGCGATAATTCAAAAGCTTACCTCTCCATTAataagattaagaaacaaGTGATTGAATTCAATCAAACTTACATTCGCCTCAAAAACCCCTTCATGATTTCAGCTTGCTATGATGAGGATCTGTCAACCCACAATCAACATAGTATGACTATGAACTTGTCTGGAACTCCCTTTGTGCTCTCGGATAGAAACGTGCTCACTGCCATCGGGTGTGATGATATGGTGCTGCGATCCAACAGGAGCTCCGTCCTTGGCGGCTGCTCCACGTTTTGTGCTGACAAGAATGATACCGGCTTCGGAGATTGCCACTTCAATGGTTGTTGCCATCAAAATCTAATCTCCG GAAAAAGTTTCTTGGAAGCGGAACTGATTGACTTAAGCGGAAGATTACAGCGTAAGAAGCTTTTCCCATGCAGCTATGCCTTTATCCAGGAGTATACAGATACGAACGAAACCGTATTTTCATATCCATTGTACTACCTGGATAACTCAACGGCATTGTTAAATGATGATTGGGCATCTGCATCAAGGCCACCGGTAGTGCGCTTGGACTGGATCGTTGGGGCTGAGAACTGCAGCCGAGCTAAGAATTCCAACACGACTTACGCATGTCTAGATGAGAGGAGTGTTTGTGTTGATTATAGATATCCCTTTGAATCTGATTTTACAGGATACACATGTAGCTGCGCGCAAGGGTACGAGGGAAATCCTTACTTACGAGGAGGATGCCAGA CAATTTCGTCTTCAATTGCGAAACATGGATGCATAGATCAATGTGGGGAAGTATCGATTCCGTTTCCATTTGGTGTGGGTCCGAATTGCTACTTGGAGCCATCTTATGAAGTTGTTTGCAACTACAGCACCAACCCCGCAAAACCCTACCTCCGTCTTTTCAACACTCAAATCGCGGAGCTCAACTCATCAAAAATTATTGTTAACTACAGGAATGTATCTTCAAATTGCTACGATCGGTCAGAGTTAGACTATCAAGTTGATCGGAGCTTGAAAATTGACTTGTTGAAAACGCCATATAGATTATCTGATGACAACTGGATCACCACCGTTGGCTGCAATGTAATGGTTGTCGGAGCTATTGGACAAGAAAAACGAAGTTCTATACGCAGCAGCTGCGCAGCCATATGCTCTGACAGAAATATCAATTATGATGGTAGTGTTGAAGGAGGGTGCAGTTATGGAACATCTTATGCAGGTGGTGGTTGTTGCAGAGTACCCATTTCGAGAG GTACGACTTACCTTGAATCAAATTTGACTCATCTTAGTGTACCACGgacaattataaatagttcTTGCAGCTTCACCTTCATTAAATACACCGAAAGTGTAGAAGATGGTAGTAGTTTGGATTCATATACGGATTACTTAAACCCGGTCCAACGTGATGTTCAGCCGAGCATGGCATTGGATTGGAGGATTGGAGCGATGAATTGCAGAGAAGCACGACATCTCGCTAACTTCGTATGCCGAAACAATAGTGATTGTGTTGATTTTAATGCGACGCTTGGAGGGTACCTATGCAACTGTTCCAAAGGATACACAGGCAATCCTTACCTCAATCCAGGGTGCCTAG ATATTGATGAATGCGCTGTTAATACAACTAATACATGTGTCTCAAATTCAATTTGTGAAAATGTTCCGGGGACGTTTCACTGCTCGTGTCTGAAAGGGTATATTGGTGATGGGAAAATAGATGGCACAGGTTGCATTCTGCCGCCTTCCAAAACCAAGATGATTATCTTGACAG GCTCTGGATTGGGGTTTCTGCTTCTTGTCTCTGTGTTTTTTTGGTTCTGTAAATTTTTACgaaagagaaaggaaaaaatggtAAGAGATAAATTCTTCAAACGAAATGGTGGTCTTCTCTTACAACAACACACGAGTGAAGGTGCACttggaaaaacaaaagtttTCCCTGCAAAAGAGTTGGAGGTGGCAACAGATAACTTTAACGAGAGCAGAATTATTGGACAAGGAGGGCAAGGCACTGTTTACAAAGGAATGTTATACGATGGTAAGATTGTTGcgataaaaaaatcaaagttggTCGAGGTGAATCAGTTGGaacaatttataaatgaagTGGTGATACTATCGCAGATCAATCATAGAAATGTGGTCAAACTATTGGGGTGTTGTTTGGAGACTGAGGTTCCTCTTCTTGTTTATGAATTCATGCCAAACGAGACACTTTTTGATCTAATTCATGATCCAAATTGTGAATTTCCATGTACATGGAACATGCGTTTGAAAATCGCAACAGATATAGCACGGGCACTAGCGTATTTACATTATGCATCTTCCGTGCCTATCTATCATAGGGATATCAAGTCTAGTAATATCCTACtagatgaaaaatatgttgtcAAAGTATCAGATTTTGGAACTTCGAAATCTGTTGCTGCAGATCAGACTCACTTGACTACTCTAGTTAAAGGGACGTTTGGATATTTGGATCCAGAGTATTTTCAATCTAGTCAATTCACGGAAAAGAGTGATGTTTATAGCTTCGGGGTGGTTCTTGTCGAGCTTCTTACTGGGCAAAGGCCAATATCTCTTGATAAAACAGAAGAGGAAAGAAGCCTAGCAATACGGTTCCTTGTATGCATGGAAGGAGAATGTATGGACACAATTTTAGATCCGCAAGTTCGGGAGCAAGGAAGAAAGGAAGAGGTGACCCTAGTTGCGAAGCTTGCACAAAGATGTTTGAACATGAAAGGGAGAATGAGACCAACTATGAAAGAAGTTGCCACTGAATTGGAAAGTTTTAGGATGTCTGAAATATCAAGTGGTGTTAATGTTGAATCAGAAGATGTGATATCTTTTGAAGACATGCCCACTATGATTTCAGACATTGAGTACACATGGACGGACAGTTACAAAATTGCTTCATCATCACCAGACACGCACCCGTTAGTGTTATTTGAAAGTGCATCATAA
- the LOC125189668 gene encoding uncharacterized protein LOC125189668, with amino-acid sequence MGTIAPLLRWFTASWFKIAEMERTNFRDELKVDDYWTWRLVEWRDRSLPFQVQNRVSKKLLRDAVGFVLNFSIGFLILLVSAGKLVIFLSAWFGSSVLRVGKSKSSDGTQVDFRQYVLLLEGEPQLPYKVLKNICNEADRLIQVGEKKQPENLIQLLKKSSNFNGVGRFDSSDIPSLDSQEPPNCWSLPVVTLTTISVALLNFADDKAKQLLASVSEGLSIVKLIEETLDRSGELESIRKAAVVVWDGVELYKKWDETDLKSTRVRGTTQKETLRNLSNMAEKIVTDFTAQTRDILMQNPLNWPARVIAANSMYRIAQTILLGMGDDENQDGDELFESISITISDILAACLTNLVQVITLKCHKSNIKEREESVRRAAILLGESKEIFEILQQRELPSLDMEIAAKIDEWRASIALVTEDPLASPSASSSDNSTTA; translated from the coding sequence ATGGGAACTATTGCTCCTCTGCTGAGATGGTTCACTGCTTCGTGGTTCAAGATTGCTGAGATGGAGCGAACGAACTTCAGAGATGAACTGAAGGTTGACGATTACTGGACTTGGAGGCTGGTGGAGTGGAGAGACAGATCGCTTCCATTTCAAGTTCAAAACCGCGTAAGCAAGAAGCTACTTCGTGATGCAGTCGGATTCGTTCTGAATTTCAGCATTGGATTTCTGATTCTGCTTGTTTCAGCTGGAAAACTAGTTATATTCCTCTCTGCTTGGTTTGGTAGTTCAGTTTTAAGGGTGGGAAAATCTAAATCAAGTGATGGAACACAAGTGGATTTTAGGCAATATGTTCTTCTACTTGAAGGGGAGCCACAGTTGCCTTATAAAGTCCTCAAGAACATATGCAACGAGGCGGATAGGCTGATACAAGTAGGCGAAAAAAAGCAGCCCGAGAATCTGATCCAGCTTCTAAAGAAATCTTCAAACTTCAATGGGGTGGGACGATTTGACAGCAGCGATATCCCAAGCTTGGATTCTCAAGAGCCTCCGAATTGCTGGTCTCTGCCCGTGGTGACTTTGACAACCATTTCAGTCGCTCTTCTCAACTTCGCAGACGATAAGGCTAAACAGTTATTGGCTAGTGTTAGCGAAGGCTTGTCCATTGTGAAGCTCATTGAGGAAACTCTAGACAGATCCGGGGAGTTAGAAAGCATCAGAAAAGCAGCAGTTGTGGTTTGGGATGGCGTTGAATTGTACAAAAAATGGGATGAGACAGATTTGAAGAGCACGAGAGTGAGAGGAACAACGCAGAAGGAAACACTGCGAAATCTTTCTAACATGGCAGAAAAGATTGTGACAGATTTTACGGCTCAAACGAGAGATATTCTAATGCAGAATCCTCTAAACTGGCCTGCTAGAGTTATAGCTGCTAACTCAATGTACAGGATTGCTCAAACGATCTTGTTAGGAATGGGAGATGACGAGAATCAAGATGGTGACGAGCTATTTGAGAGTATATCCATCACCATCTCGGATATACTAGCAGCGTGCCTCACCAATCTAGTGCAGGTTATAACATTGAAGTGTCACAAAAGCAACATCAAAGAAAGGGAAGAAAGTGTGAGGCGAGCAGCCATTCTTCTTGGCGAGAGCAAagagatttttgaaattctGCAGCAGCGTGAGCTTCCGAGTTTAGATATGGAGATAGCTGCTAAGATAGACGAGTGGAGGGCGTCCATTGCGCTGGTAACTGAAGATCCTTTGGCATCTCCTTCAGCATCATCAAGTGACAATTCAACAACAGcatag
- the LOC125187812 gene encoding wall-associated receptor kinase-like 9 isoform X2, translated as MCPLQLIISIFLLLPPQLLSAALHAEPGCQDRCGDLLIPYQFGVGPNCSHSPHFDINCDSSTDPPKAYLSILKKEVIEFNETYICLRNPYMISTCYDDLSTEDKHSMSVNFSGTPYMLSSGNVLTVIGCDDIVLQSNRSVVIGGCSAFCADKSHTGFGDCHFNGCCHQELDAMPLSRRGQRGMKPYFHILCTI; from the exons ATGTGTCCTCTGCAACTGATCATCTCTATCTTTCTACTTCTCCCACCACAACTACTCTCGGCCGCTCTACATGCCGAACCGGGATGCCAGGACCGGTGCGGGGATTTACTCATTCCATATCAATTTGGAGTCGGGCCAAATTGCAGCCACAGCCCACATTTTGACATCAACTGCGATTCTTCTACTGACCCTCCAAAAGCTTACCTCTCTATATTGAAAAAAGAAGTGATTGAATTCAATGAAACTTACATTTGCCTCAGAAACCCCTACATGATTTCAACTTGTTATGATGATCTGTCAACGGAAGATAAACATAGTATGTCTGTGAACTTTTCGGGAACTCCCTATATGCTTTCGAGTGGAAACGTGCTCACTGTTATCGGGTGTGATGATATTGTGCTGCAATCCAACAGAAGTGTCGTCATTGGCGGCTGCTCGGCGTTTTGTGCTGACAAGAGTCATACCGGCTTCGGAGATTGCCACTTCAATGGTTGTTGCCATCAAGAACTCGACG CTATGCCTTTATCCAGGAGAGGGCAAAGAGGAATGAAACCGTATTTTCATATCCTTTGTACTATCTGA
- the LOC125186326 gene encoding wall-associated receptor kinase-like 1 isoform X2 translates to MTMNLSGTPFVLSDRNVLTAIGCDDMVLRSNRSSVLGGCSTFCADKNDTGFGDCHFNGCCHQNLISGKSFLEAELIDLSGRLQRKKLFPCSYAFIQEYTDTNETVFSYPLYYLDNSTALLNDDWASASRPPVVRLDWIVGAENCSRAKNSNTTYACLDERSVCVDYRYPFESDFTGYTCSCAQGYEGNPYLRGGCQTISSSIAKHGCIDQCGEVSIPFPFGVGPNCYLEPSYEVVCNYSTNPAKPYLRLFNTQIAELNSSKIIVNYRNVSSNCYDRSELDYQVDRSLKIDLLKTPYRLSDDNWITTVGCNVMVVGAIGQEKRSSIRSSCAAICSDRNINYDGSVEGGCSYGTSYAGGGCCRVPISRGTTYLESNLTHLSVPRTIINSSCSFTFIKYTESVEDGSSLDSYTDYLNPVQRDVQPSMALDWRIGAMNCREARHLANFVCRNNSDCVDFNATLGGYLCNCSKGYTGNPYLNPGCLDIDECAVNTTNTCVSNSICENVPGTFHCSCLKGYIGDGKIDGTGCILPPSKTKMIILTGSGLGFLLLVSVFFWFCKFLRKRKEKMVRDKFFKRNGGLLLQQHTSEGALGKTKVFPAKELEVATDNFNESRIIGQGGQGTVYKGMLYDGKIVAIKKSKLVEVNQLEQFINEVVILSQINHRNVVKLLGCCLETEVPLLVYEFMPNETLFDLIHDPNCEFPCTWNMRLKIATDIARALAYLHYASSVPIYHRDIKSSNILLDEKYVVKVSDFGTSKSVAADQTHLTTLVKGTFGYLDPEYFQSSQFTEKSDVYSFGVVLVELLTGQRPISLDKTEEERSLAIRFLVCMEGECMDTILDPQVREQGRKEEVTLVAKLAQRCLNMKGRMRPTMKEVATELESFRMSEISSGVNVESEDVISFEDMPTMISDIEYTWTDSYKIASSSPDTHPLVLFESAS, encoded by the exons ATGACTATGAACTTGTCTGGAACTCCCTTTGTGCTCTCGGATAGAAACGTGCTCACTGCCATCGGGTGTGATGATATGGTGCTGCGATCCAACAGGAGCTCCGTCCTTGGCGGCTGCTCCACGTTTTGTGCTGACAAGAATGATACCGGCTTCGGAGATTGCCACTTCAATGGTTGTTGCCATCAAAATCTAATCTCCG GAAAAAGTTTCTTGGAAGCGGAACTGATTGACTTAAGCGGAAGATTACAGCGTAAGAAGCTTTTCCCATGCAGCTATGCCTTTATCCAGGAGTATACAGATACGAACGAAACCGTATTTTCATATCCATTGTACTACCTGGATAACTCAACGGCATTGTTAAATGATGATTGGGCATCTGCATCAAGGCCACCGGTAGTGCGCTTGGACTGGATCGTTGGGGCTGAGAACTGCAGCCGAGCTAAGAATTCCAACACGACTTACGCATGTCTAGATGAGAGGAGTGTTTGTGTTGATTATAGATATCCCTTTGAATCTGATTTTACAGGATACACATGTAGCTGCGCGCAAGGGTACGAGGGAAATCCTTACTTACGAGGAGGATGCCAGA CAATTTCGTCTTCAATTGCGAAACATGGATGCATAGATCAATGTGGGGAAGTATCGATTCCGTTTCCATTTGGTGTGGGTCCGAATTGCTACTTGGAGCCATCTTATGAAGTTGTTTGCAACTACAGCACCAACCCCGCAAAACCCTACCTCCGTCTTTTCAACACTCAAATCGCGGAGCTCAACTCATCAAAAATTATTGTTAACTACAGGAATGTATCTTCAAATTGCTACGATCGGTCAGAGTTAGACTATCAAGTTGATCGGAGCTTGAAAATTGACTTGTTGAAAACGCCATATAGATTATCTGATGACAACTGGATCACCACCGTTGGCTGCAATGTAATGGTTGTCGGAGCTATTGGACAAGAAAAACGAAGTTCTATACGCAGCAGCTGCGCAGCCATATGCTCTGACAGAAATATCAATTATGATGGTAGTGTTGAAGGAGGGTGCAGTTATGGAACATCTTATGCAGGTGGTGGTTGTTGCAGAGTACCCATTTCGAGAG GTACGACTTACCTTGAATCAAATTTGACTCATCTTAGTGTACCACGgacaattataaatagttcTTGCAGCTTCACCTTCATTAAATACACCGAAAGTGTAGAAGATGGTAGTAGTTTGGATTCATATACGGATTACTTAAACCCGGTCCAACGTGATGTTCAGCCGAGCATGGCATTGGATTGGAGGATTGGAGCGATGAATTGCAGAGAAGCACGACATCTCGCTAACTTCGTATGCCGAAACAATAGTGATTGTGTTGATTTTAATGCGACGCTTGGAGGGTACCTATGCAACTGTTCCAAAGGATACACAGGCAATCCTTACCTCAATCCAGGGTGCCTAG ATATTGATGAATGCGCTGTTAATACAACTAATACATGTGTCTCAAATTCAATTTGTGAAAATGTTCCGGGGACGTTTCACTGCTCGTGTCTGAAAGGGTATATTGGTGATGGGAAAATAGATGGCACAGGTTGCATTCTGCCGCCTTCCAAAACCAAGATGATTATCTTGACAG GCTCTGGATTGGGGTTTCTGCTTCTTGTCTCTGTGTTTTTTTGGTTCTGTAAATTTTTACgaaagagaaaggaaaaaatggtAAGAGATAAATTCTTCAAACGAAATGGTGGTCTTCTCTTACAACAACACACGAGTGAAGGTGCACttggaaaaacaaaagtttTCCCTGCAAAAGAGTTGGAGGTGGCAACAGATAACTTTAACGAGAGCAGAATTATTGGACAAGGAGGGCAAGGCACTGTTTACAAAGGAATGTTATACGATGGTAAGATTGTTGcgataaaaaaatcaaagttggTCGAGGTGAATCAGTTGGaacaatttataaatgaagTGGTGATACTATCGCAGATCAATCATAGAAATGTGGTCAAACTATTGGGGTGTTGTTTGGAGACTGAGGTTCCTCTTCTTGTTTATGAATTCATGCCAAACGAGACACTTTTTGATCTAATTCATGATCCAAATTGTGAATTTCCATGTACATGGAACATGCGTTTGAAAATCGCAACAGATATAGCACGGGCACTAGCGTATTTACATTATGCATCTTCCGTGCCTATCTATCATAGGGATATCAAGTCTAGTAATATCCTACtagatgaaaaatatgttgtcAAAGTATCAGATTTTGGAACTTCGAAATCTGTTGCTGCAGATCAGACTCACTTGACTACTCTAGTTAAAGGGACGTTTGGATATTTGGATCCAGAGTATTTTCAATCTAGTCAATTCACGGAAAAGAGTGATGTTTATAGCTTCGGGGTGGTTCTTGTCGAGCTTCTTACTGGGCAAAGGCCAATATCTCTTGATAAAACAGAAGAGGAAAGAAGCCTAGCAATACGGTTCCTTGTATGCATGGAAGGAGAATGTATGGACACAATTTTAGATCCGCAAGTTCGGGAGCAAGGAAGAAAGGAAGAGGTGACCCTAGTTGCGAAGCTTGCACAAAGATGTTTGAACATGAAAGGGAGAATGAGACCAACTATGAAAGAAGTTGCCACTGAATTGGAAAGTTTTAGGATGTCTGAAATATCAAGTGGTGTTAATGTTGAATCAGAAGATGTGATATCTTTTGAAGACATGCCCACTATGATTTCAGACATTGAGTACACATGGACGGACAGTTACAAAATTGCTTCATCATCACCAGACACGCACCCGTTAGTGTTATTTGAAAGTGCATCATAA
- the LOC125187812 gene encoding wall-associated receptor kinase-like 9 isoform X1, translated as MCPLQLIISIFLLLPPQLLSAALHAEPGCQDRCGDLLIPYQFGVGPNCSHSPHFDINCDSSTDPPKAYLSILKKEVIEFNETYICLRNPYMISTCYDDLSTEDKHSMSVNFSGTPYMLSSGNVLTVIGCDDIVLQSNRSVVIGGCSAFCADKSHTGFGDCHFNGCCHQELDGREGFLEAKLIDLSGRFQRKKLFPCSYAFIQERAKRNETVFSYPLYYLNNSTALLNDDWASAIRPLIVRLD; from the exons ATGTGTCCTCTGCAACTGATCATCTCTATCTTTCTACTTCTCCCACCACAACTACTCTCGGCCGCTCTACATGCCGAACCGGGATGCCAGGACCGGTGCGGGGATTTACTCATTCCATATCAATTTGGAGTCGGGCCAAATTGCAGCCACAGCCCACATTTTGACATCAACTGCGATTCTTCTACTGACCCTCCAAAAGCTTACCTCTCTATATTGAAAAAAGAAGTGATTGAATTCAATGAAACTTACATTTGCCTCAGAAACCCCTACATGATTTCAACTTGTTATGATGATCTGTCAACGGAAGATAAACATAGTATGTCTGTGAACTTTTCGGGAACTCCCTATATGCTTTCGAGTGGAAACGTGCTCACTGTTATCGGGTGTGATGATATTGTGCTGCAATCCAACAGAAGTGTCGTCATTGGCGGCTGCTCGGCGTTTTGTGCTGACAAGAGTCATACCGGCTTCGGAGATTGCCACTTCAATGGTTGTTGCCATCAAGAACTCGACG GAAGGGAAGGTTTCTTGGAAGCAAAACTGATTGACTTGAGCGGAAGATTTCAACGTAAAAAACTTTTCCCATGCAGCTATGCCTTTATCCAGGAGAGGGCAAAGAGGAATGAAACCGTATTTTCATATCCTTTGTACTATCTGAATAACTCAACGGCATTGTTAAATGATGATTGGGCGTCTGCAATAAGGCCACTGATAGTGCGCTTGGACTGA